One genomic segment of Brassica napus cultivar Da-Ae chromosome A3, Da-Ae, whole genome shotgun sequence includes these proteins:
- the LOC106361825 gene encoding uncharacterized protein LOC106361825: MTEFQKQERGVKKMKIVAKIIALASIFSLLLSYSSLVSSLQQSLHLLSMYISLVDKKYMFLLCNGIVGFIMGNFKTLLHGSTAMNIVEETEELRINHMRKSEMKRVVALLGEQRVSKKEEGEVVALLGEQRVSKGEVVALVGEQCVSKEEDGEERVDLFREEEVTIVFEDDNGGKDLTVITIDEHDDDEINDNLLSSEDLNKKCEEFIRRMKAGIRSESRTLLTS; the protein is encoded by the coding sequence ATGACGGAATTTCAGAAACAAGAAAGAggagtgaagaagatgaagatagtCGCTAAGATTATAGCCTTGGCTTccattttctctcttcttctatcTTACTCTTCTTTAGTCTCCTCTCTTCAACAAAGTCTCCATTTGCTTTCCATGTATATCAGCCTTGTGGACAAGAAGTACATGTTCTTGTTATGCAATGGTATTGTAGGCTTTATCATGGGAAATTTCAAAACCCTTTTGCACGGCAGTACTGCCATGAACATCGTTGAAGAAACGGAAGAACTAAGGATCAACCACATGCGAAAATCAGAAATGAAGAGAGTAGTGGCGCTACTTGGAGAACAGCGTGTATCCAAAAAAGAAGAGGGAGAAGTAGTGGCACTACTTGGAGAACAGCGTGTATCCAAAGGAGAAGTAGTGGCACTAGTTGGAGAACAGTGTGTATCCAAAGAAGAAGACGGAGAAGAAAGGGTTGATTTATTtcgagaagaagaagttacaaTAGTCTTTGAGGATGACAATGGAGGTAAAGACCTCACTGTCATTACAATAGATGagcatgatgatgatgagataaATGACAACTTATTAAGTTCTGAAGATTTGAACAAGAAATGTGAGGAGTTCATCAGAAGGATGAAGGCTGGGATCAGATCAGAGTCCCGGACGTTACTTACCTCTTAG